One Hippocampus zosterae strain Florida chromosome 4, ASM2543408v3, whole genome shotgun sequence genomic window carries:
- the atosa gene encoding atos homolog protein A yields the protein MTLDNMKPERDATEEFFEYDAEEFLAFLTLLITEGRTPEYSVKGRTEGLHCPPAQSAMPPLHKHECSDKLPQCQQARRTRSEVILLWRNSIPIMIEVMLLPDCCYGDECTPSDPISDPVIKQDALLLERWTLQPLPRQSGDRFIEEKTLLLAVRSYVFFSQLSAWLSASHGLVPRNILYRISAANEDLVWQFSQPPSEHIFPIPNVSQSVALQVRVQSLPRQPTYPTLACSIHTGLPPLYNKTPSLNPNLNSHGGLPTFRKSQEPSKENLHHNSNIYNKSSSSTTGLPLNGMPIPNLPINNIPINSLPHTATAPPYSKKTQEPSENHTYQNGELPQVNVPQSQDSPLFRRSSRSPTPSRSHSPSGLSGKWLYPPLNGSSDPPLLEDYGCNTNSSDRSKAPLPEPLRAFKSFSLAEPARCPSPRPAANETNPLIGSLLQERQEVIARIAQRLNFCDPTAPPLPPALFAMDNPPKATWGSSHDDIATSKTKEPEVPPYECVGHAWPNPFHTPSTSTSFHKRETSSPKPTACRKLRLTEMRDESTEREREKSVEKEREGSHIAQAVHDITRLIQERLSVPSLSPTHSRCGSPLHHTHTTTVTHTIRTYSHHPAHVPHTSHDGYTNGHNQEPDRGPHAAAPHMPLCTNKPRLDPGTDCHSPRAQNGAHFTLEEPSLRGQLQARPRLQSPRQEKLTVHTTSSHIFPPSLENGSRIALSSNQSCKESTFSCNAVQNHSKPQSPTRADASTQDENQKRRQSPDLTPRTTVLQTHGPSPLGPCNGWRKQNRHSLDATATKAFHPCTGLPLLSSPVPQRKNQSGYFDLDTSLVGCKGLPWASGKRVCPKGDEYTDDARQLFSASAPSASLSLLGNFEECVLNYRLEPLGSVDGFTAEVGASGSFCPSHLTLPVDVSFYSVSDDNAPSPYMGVINLESLGKRGYRVPPSGTIQVTLFNPNKTVVKMFVVMYDLRTMPAGHQTFLRQRTFSVPVRRDSNHQINRKPHTLGQARTLRYLVHLRFQSSKSGKIYLHRDIRLLFSRKSMEVDSGAAYELQSFTESPIDPPFSPRC from the exons ATGCGACAGAGGAGTTTTTTGAGTATGACGCAGAGGAGttcctggccttcctgacccTGCTCATCACAGAGGGACGGACGCCGGAATATTCGGTGAAGGGCAGGACCGAGGGGCTGCACTGTCCGCCCGCCCAGTCGGCCATGCCGCCTCTTCACAAGCACGAATGCAGCGATAAACTACCACAG TGTCAGCAGGCACGGCGGACCCGTTCGGAGGTGATCCTGCTCTGGAGGAACAGCATCCCCATCATGATCGAGGTCATGCTCCTGCCCGACTGTTGCTATGGAGATGAGTGCACACCGAGCGACCCCATCAGCGACCCGGTCATCAAACAAGATGCGCTGCTGCTGGAGAGATGGACTTTGCAGCCACTTCCAAGGCA AAGTGGTGACCGTTTCATTGAGGAGAAGACTCTGCTGTTGGCCGTGCGCTCCTACGTTTTCTTCTCGCAGCTCAGCGCCTGGCTCAGTGCCTCCCACGGCCTCGTCCCCAGAAACATCCTCTACAG AATCAGTGCTGCCAATGAGGACTTGGTGTGGCAGTTTTCACAGCCGCCATCCGAACACATTTTCCCCATCCCCAACGTCTCCCAGAGTGTTGCGCTGCAAGTCCGCGTCCAGTCGCTTCCCCGTCAGCCCACCTATCCCACCTTGGCGTGCAGCATCCACACCGGCCTGCCCCCGCTCTACAACAAGACTCCCAGCCTCAACCCGAACCTCAACAGCCACGGTGGTCTGCCCACCTTCCGAAAAAGCCAGGAACCCAGCAAAGAGAACCTCCACCACAACTCCAACATATACAACAAGAGCTCCAGCTCCACGACGGGCCTCCCGCTCAACGGAATGCCCATCCCCAATCTTCCCATTAACAATATTCCCATCAACAGCCTTCCGCACACAGCCACGGCGCCCCCCTACAGCAAAAAGACACAGGAGCCGAGTGAAAACCACACGTATCAGAATGGAGAGCTTCCGCAGGTCAACGTCCCCCAAAGTCAGGACTCCCCACTGTTCCGCCGATCCTCTCGCTCGCCCACACCCTCGCGCTCCCATTCTCCCTCTGGGCTCTCGGGAAAGTGGCTTTACCCGCCCCTCAATGGTTCATCGGACCCACCGCTTTTGGAAGATTATGGATGCAACACCAACAGCAGCGACAGGTCAAAAGCGCCCCTGCCCGAGCCGCTCCGAGCCTTCAAGAGTTTCTCATTGGCTGAGCCTGCCCGCTGCCCCTCGCCGCGGCCCGCAGCGAATGAAACCAATCCCCTCATCGGCTCACTGTTACAGGAGAGACAGGAAGTTATAGCCCGCATCGCACAGAGGCTCAACTTCTGCGACCCCACAGCACCACCGCTTCCCCCAGCCCTTTTTGCCATGGACAACCCTCCCAAAGCCACGTGGGGCAGTAGCCATGACGACATAGCCACCAGTAAGACCAAAGAGCCAGAGGTACCGCCCTATGAATGTGTGGGACATGCTTGGCCAAACCCCTTCCACACACCATCCACCAGCACATCTTTCCACAAGCGGGAGACCTCCTCCCCgaaaccaactgcctgcaggaagcTGAGGCTGACtgagatgagagatgagagtacagagagggagagggagaaaagCGTCGAGAAGGAGCGAGAGGGCTCACACATCGCTCAGGCAGTGCACGACATTACTCGACTCATCCAGGAAAGACTCTCCGTCCCCTCGCTGTCCCCCACCCACAGCAGGTGTGGCAGTCCtttgcaccacacacacacaacaacggTCACGCACACGATACGCACGTATTCGCACCACCCTGCACATGTCCCACACACCTCGCATGATGGATACACGAATGGCCACAACCAAGAACCTGACAGGGGCCCACACGCCGCTGCCCCACAtatgcctctttgcacaaacaAACCCCGGCTCGACCCAGGGACCGATTGCCATTCTCCTCGGGCCCAAAATGGTGCCCACTTTACACTTGAAGAACCTTCACTCAGAGGCCAGCTGCAAGCTCGTCCACGTTTACAAAGTCCCAGACAAGAAAAGCTCACAGTCCATACAACCAGCAGTCATATTTTCCCTCCATCCCTCGAGAACGGGTCTAGAATTGCCCTGTCCTCCAACCAATCTTGCAAAGAATCCACATTCAGCTGTAATGCAGTCCAAAACCACAGCAAGCCTCAGTCACCCACACGGGCTGATGCTTCAACCCAAGATGAGAACCAAAAACGTAGACAGTCTCCAGACCTGACCCCCCGTACTACTGTCCTG CAAACCCACGGACCCTCTCCCCTGGGGCCCTGCAACGGCTGGAGGAAGCAGAATCGCCACTCGTTAGATGCCACGGCGACCAAGGCCTTCCACCCCTGCACGGGTCTGCCCCTGCTCTCAAGCCCT GTTCCCCAAAGGAAAAACCAATCTGGCTACTTTGACCTGGACACATCTCTAGTTGGCTGTAAGGGTTTGCCTTGGGCCTCTGGAAAAAG GGTGTGCCCTAAGGGTGACGAGTACACAGATGATGCTCGGCAGCTGTTCAGTGCAAGTGCTCCGTCTGCAAGTCTCAGTCTACTTGGCAACTTTGAG GAGTGTGTGTTAAACTACCGCCTGGAGCCTTTAGGATCAGTGGATGGCTTTACGGCCGAAGTAGGTGCTAGCGGGTCCTTCTGCCCCAGTCACCTCACTTTACCCGTGGACGTGTCATTCTACAGCGTCTCCGATGACAACGCCCCATCACCTTATATG GGTGTGATCAATCTGGAGTCGCTGGGGAAAAGGGGCTATCGAGTACCTCCATCAGGAACCATTCAAGTG ACCTTATTCAACCCGAACAAGACGGTGGTGAAGATGTTTGTGGTGATGTACGACCTACGAACCATGCCAGCAGGACACCAGACCTTCCTGCGCCAGAGGACGTTCTCTGTCCCTGTCAGGCGGGACTCGAACCATCAGATCAACAGGAAGCCTCACACTTTGGGCCAGGCACGCACTCTGCGCTACCTTGTTCATCTAAG ATTCCAGAGCTCAAAGTCTGGGAAGATCTACCTCCACAGGGACATCCGTCTGCTGTTTTCTAGGAAATCCATGGAGGTGGACAGCGGTGCTGCCTACGAACTACAGTCATTTACTGAATCCCCCATCGACCCACCGTTCTCGCCTCGCTGCTGA